In Saccharomonospora marina XMU15, one genomic interval encodes:
- the ssd gene encoding septum site-determining protein Ssd, with amino-acid sequence MIVVSNTEPLGDAMADNHPLVVAHDEAVREEILRLAAAASCEVDHVADLGEAGHLWASAPVVLVDEAAATRRRGELPRRAGVLLICNAPPTGSVWRLAFELGADDVVVLAQGEAGLVAALADAAERPSARRGQVLAVVGGRGGAGASVLAASVAISVSRQRGKALLLDCDPLGGGVDLLLGAESDAGLRWPGLRVSAGRVSIAELESALPRARRGEGTLSLLSCDRDGPGPTPGAVAAVVEAGRRAGRVVVCDLPRQLGQAAAQEAIRRADLVVIVVPAEVRACVAARRVLSQLNESAVHTRVLARGPAPEGLTGADVAAAVGVPLLCWMSSERGLSHSLDRGVFNPRPRGALGTAARTVLRALGEVRCAADGAAASDARQPLKPPSTSIAAPVT; translated from the coding sequence GTGATCGTGGTGTCGAACACCGAGCCGCTGGGAGATGCGATGGCCGACAACCACCCGCTCGTCGTGGCACACGACGAGGCCGTGCGCGAAGAGATCCTGCGGTTGGCGGCAGCCGCAAGCTGCGAGGTCGACCATGTGGCCGATCTCGGCGAGGCCGGCCACCTGTGGGCGAGCGCACCTGTCGTTCTCGTTGACGAGGCGGCGGCCACTCGCCGCCGTGGGGAACTGCCGCGCCGCGCGGGAGTCTTGCTGATCTGCAATGCCCCGCCCACCGGGTCCGTCTGGCGACTGGCCTTCGAACTCGGAGCCGACGACGTCGTCGTACTCGCGCAGGGTGAGGCAGGGTTGGTGGCCGCGCTCGCTGATGCCGCGGAGCGACCCAGTGCCAGGCGCGGGCAGGTGCTCGCCGTCGTCGGCGGCAGGGGCGGTGCCGGTGCCTCGGTGCTGGCCGCGAGCGTGGCGATCTCGGTGTCGAGACAGCGTGGCAAGGCACTGCTACTCGACTGCGATCCGCTCGGTGGCGGCGTCGACCTTCTCCTCGGCGCTGAGAGCGACGCCGGGTTGCGCTGGCCGGGTCTACGGGTTTCGGCAGGACGAGTGTCGATCGCCGAACTCGAGTCGGCGCTGCCACGAGCGCGTCGAGGAGAGGGCACGCTGTCCCTACTGTCCTGTGATCGTGATGGCCCGGGTCCCACGCCCGGCGCTGTCGCGGCGGTGGTCGAAGCCGGACGGCGAGCCGGCAGGGTTGTGGTGTGCGACCTGCCCCGGCAGTTGGGGCAGGCCGCCGCGCAGGAGGCCATCCGACGCGCTGATCTCGTGGTGATCGTCGTTCCCGCCGAAGTCCGCGCCTGTGTCGCGGCGAGGCGGGTGTTGTCCCAATTGAACGAGAGCGCCGTGCACACCCGGGTGCTCGCCCGCGGCCCAGCGCCCGAAGGTCTCACCGGTGCCGACGTGGCAGCCGCGGTCGGCGTGCCACTGTTGTGCTGGATGAGTTCCGAGCGCGGGCTGTCCCATTCCTTGGATCGTGGGGTGTTCAATCCTCGGCCGCGTGGTGCGCTCGGCACCGCCGCCCGCACCGTCCTGCGAGCGCTCGGCGAGGTGCGCTGTGCTGCGGACGGTGCGGCGGCGTCGGACGCCCGTCAGCCGTTGAAACCGCCGTCCACATCGATCGCGGCGCCGGTGACGTAG
- a CDS encoding TadA family conjugal transfer-associated ATPase, translating into MSTELVERVRRRLADSGAGTDPTSVAEAVRAESGGVAGQLDVLDALKLLRQEFVGAGPLEPLLMRPGVSDVLVTAPDEVWLEDADGLHRTDVRFPDDEAVRRLAQRLALAAGRRLDDAQPFVDGWLPGAGSHGRVRLHAILPPIAAQGTCISLRVLRPAAHDLRSLARMGTVGADGLALLRGVVAARLAFLVTGSTGSGKSTLLAALLGEVAPDERIVCVEDVGELQPAHPQFVRLLARPPNIEGAGEVTQRELVRQALRMRPDRLVVGEVRGQEVCELLNALNTGHEGGSGTLHANSPSEVPARLEALAALGGLSRSALHSQLAPALHVVLHMRRRAGGGRVLAEVGVVRRDSGGVRVDPAWRPEGPAEHATALTDLLAARGVVLAARGGEASC; encoded by the coding sequence TTGAGTACCGAACTGGTCGAACGAGTCCGCAGACGGCTTGCCGACTCGGGGGCAGGTACGGATCCGACTTCGGTCGCCGAAGCGGTTCGCGCCGAGTCGGGCGGGGTCGCCGGTCAACTCGATGTGCTCGACGCGCTCAAACTGCTGCGGCAGGAGTTCGTCGGAGCGGGTCCGCTGGAGCCACTGCTGATGCGACCCGGCGTATCCGATGTTCTCGTCACGGCGCCGGACGAAGTGTGGCTTGAGGATGCGGACGGGTTGCACCGTACCGATGTTCGCTTCCCCGACGACGAAGCTGTCCGCAGGCTCGCGCAGCGACTGGCGTTGGCCGCAGGCCGCAGACTCGATGATGCGCAGCCGTTCGTCGATGGCTGGCTCCCCGGCGCGGGTTCGCATGGGCGAGTTCGGCTGCATGCGATCCTTCCGCCGATCGCCGCGCAGGGAACCTGCATCTCGTTGAGGGTGCTGCGGCCGGCAGCACACGATCTTCGCTCACTGGCCCGCATGGGCACCGTCGGCGCGGACGGCCTTGCATTGTTGCGCGGCGTCGTGGCAGCGAGGCTGGCCTTCCTCGTCACCGGTTCCACGGGTTCGGGCAAGAGCACACTGCTCGCTGCCCTGCTCGGAGAGGTCGCGCCGGACGAACGAATCGTTTGTGTGGAAGATGTCGGGGAACTCCAACCGGCTCACCCGCAGTTCGTTCGCCTGCTGGCGCGTCCACCGAACATCGAGGGAGCCGGAGAGGTAACGCAGCGAGAACTCGTGCGGCAGGCCCTGCGCATGCGCCCCGACCGGCTCGTCGTCGGAGAGGTCAGAGGACAGGAAGTCTGCGAACTGCTGAACGCGCTCAATACCGGGCACGAAGGTGGTTCGGGCACGCTGCACGCGAACTCACCCAGCGAGGTGCCGGCCAGGCTCGAGGCGCTGGCCGCCCTCGGCGGGCTCTCCAGGAGCGCGTTACACAGCCAACTCGCCCCCGCCCTACATGTCGTGCTGCACATGCGAAGGCGAGCCGGTGGCGGCCGGGTACTGGCGGAGGTGGGGGTCGTCCGTCGCGACAGCGGCGGTGTCCGTGTCGATCCCGCGTGGCGCCCAGAAGGGCCGGCCGAGCATGCCACCGCACTCACCGACCTGCTCGCCGCGCGCGGTGTCGTCCTTGCCGCGAGGGGTGGTGAGGCTTCGTGCTGA
- a CDS encoding HAD-IB family hydrolase translates to MADRSDVTQARAPSGVAAFFDLDKTIIASSSALAFSKPFLRQGLINRRAALKSAYAQLVFALSGADADRTERLRAEISSLCAGWDVEQVRSVVNETLHDVVAPLVYAEAAELIEQHKASGHDVIVLSATGEEVVTPIAEMLGTTHSMGSRMRIVEGRYSGDLDFYCYGEHKAIAARQLASERGYDLASCHAYSDSSTDLPLLEVVGNPHVVNPDRTLRKLAAERGWPVHSFSNPVSLRARLPSPSATAVAVGLGMGAVAAGATLYGLSRRKRRD, encoded by the coding sequence GTGGCCGACCGCAGCGACGTAACCCAAGCCCGTGCACCGTCCGGGGTAGCAGCGTTCTTCGATCTCGACAAGACGATCATCGCTTCCTCCAGCGCCCTGGCGTTCAGCAAGCCGTTCCTACGGCAAGGGCTGATAAACCGGCGCGCGGCACTCAAGAGCGCCTACGCGCAGCTCGTCTTCGCGCTTTCCGGCGCAGACGCGGACAGAACGGAACGGCTGCGAGCCGAGATCTCCTCGCTGTGTGCCGGCTGGGATGTCGAGCAGGTCAGGTCGGTCGTCAACGAGACACTGCACGACGTCGTGGCACCTCTCGTCTATGCGGAGGCCGCCGAACTGATCGAACAGCACAAGGCCTCCGGTCACGACGTGATCGTGCTGTCCGCCACCGGCGAGGAAGTGGTCACCCCGATCGCCGAGATGCTCGGTACCACTCACAGCATGGGTAGCCGGATGCGAATCGTGGAAGGACGCTACTCCGGCGACCTCGATTTCTACTGCTACGGCGAGCACAAGGCGATCGCGGCGCGGCAGCTCGCCTCCGAGCGCGGGTACGACCTGGCGTCCTGCCACGCGTACAGCGACTCCAGCACCGATCTGCCGCTGCTGGAGGTCGTCGGAAACCCGCACGTGGTGAACCCTGACCGGACCCTACGCAAGCTTGCCGCCGAGCGGGGTTGGCCGGTGCACTCGTTCAGCAACCCGGTGTCCTTGCGCGCGCGACTACCGTCACCGTCTGCCACGGCCGTCGCCGTGGGCCTGGGAATGGGTGCGGTGGCGGCGGGAGCGACGTTGTACGGACTGTCCCGCCGCAAGCGCAGGGACTGA
- a CDS encoding SDR family oxidoreductase, with protein sequence MVAMNEIAKQKVALVTGGGKGIGAAVALRLAAEGTDVALTYRSSQEQAHTVAKKVEAMGRRALVLHADSVDLAAVESAVDTTAGTLGGLDILVNNAAVFTMASVAELELADFERTMAVNVRAPFAAAKAAVRHLPRGGRIINIGSNVSQRAPFPGLWAYSTSKSALIGMTRALARELGPRAITVNLVNPGPTDTDSNPADGPNADAIAALTALGRFAEPEEIAAAVSYLAGEGGSYVTGAAIDVDGGFNG encoded by the coding sequence ATGGTTGCCATGAACGAAATCGCGAAGCAGAAGGTCGCTCTGGTCACCGGCGGCGGCAAGGGGATAGGCGCTGCCGTCGCGCTACGACTGGCCGCAGAGGGGACCGACGTCGCGCTGACCTACCGCAGCAGCCAAGAACAGGCGCACACAGTCGCGAAGAAGGTAGAAGCAATGGGTCGTCGTGCGCTCGTGCTACACGCGGACAGTGTCGATCTCGCCGCCGTCGAATCCGCAGTGGACACCACTGCCGGAACGCTCGGCGGACTCGACATCCTTGTCAACAACGCGGCGGTGTTCACCATGGCTTCCGTTGCCGAGTTGGAGCTGGCCGACTTCGAACGCACCATGGCCGTGAACGTCCGAGCCCCGTTCGCGGCGGCGAAGGCCGCTGTACGGCACCTGCCGCGCGGTGGCAGGATCATCAATATCGGCAGCAATGTGTCGCAGCGGGCGCCGTTTCCTGGGCTGTGGGCCTACTCGACGAGCAAATCCGCGCTCATCGGCATGACAAGGGCACTGGCGCGGGAACTGGGTCCTCGTGCGATCACCGTCAACCTGGTAAATCCTGGCCCTACGGACACCGACAGCAATCCGGCCGACGGGCCGAATGCCGACGCCATTGCCGCCCTCACCGCACTGGGTCGCTTCGCCGAACCAGAAGAGATCGCCGCCGCGGTCTCCTACCTCGCGGGCGAGGGCGGCAGCTACGTCACCGGCGCCGCGATCGATGTGGACGGCGGTTTCAACGGCTGA